In Toxotes jaculatrix isolate fToxJac2 chromosome 11, fToxJac2.pri, whole genome shotgun sequence, a single genomic region encodes these proteins:
- the cep170aa gene encoding centrosomal protein of 170 kDa isoform X1, with protein sequence MSVTSWFLVSSGGTRHRLPREMIFVGRDDCELMLQSRSVDKQHAVINYEAGTDEHKVKDLGSLNGTFVNDVRIQEQMYITLKMEDKLRFGYDTNLFTVVRGELTVPEEALKHEKFTSGLQLSKKPSNGETTTTTTTSKSPTKTPTKTAKSPSGGTPRPGESRATDGVTPFKEPPGDATALPRGTPLYGQPSWWGDGDADDENSFKQETKSSTKKHDSSISDSKEARRGEKAKEDGLHASTTHDSSYFEIPTKEGHMANNGIHEIPTKDTEGSTTHTTTAQGHASFTIEFDNTSPGKVTIKDHVSKFTSEHHRSRSKKSGAGSGGAGGRDLSTLQAAMMASESKVADWLAQNDPTLVRSESTEDDSKSIKSDVPVHLKRLKGSKHEDGTQSDSENGLGLRFANRRHALEERLKAAHSHVGGGGGAGGTGGGNVTVSGTRTTGTRTAFMIEFYDEENPRKRRSYSFSQTAPLLGGGAGGEGLCPQPPSHPKVFSISTSATTASDSGKAPAPIPATVAVGAPTAARVLLKQRSEDPSISRSSASTGLATGSPTSPSEDASVVGKGAGTAGGEAEDDHSDKGTYTIELENRNPEEEEARRMIDKVFGVQQSQDSSVLSDLKREGKGKETGETGKEALPGDSSWVSQWASLAANHTRTDPEGSGAETAAFLHKERGADAFESTASLSRGESSSSLTDRKRRTLPQLPVDDPRAKSSTKALRSEIGEKQDTEPQEKENKGDGESPTLKEDSEMTSKRKQSSTSSPCKAPLRTSGSTERRKRSEERKGGGGEGGEKSGKPLVRQGSFTIEKPSANVPAELIPRINRGGSGRERSDSVGSMDTATLLKDTEAVMAFLEAKLRDENKLDQKSSKTGITTQGSGSGLPPRTDSISPESDVDTASTASHVAGEAERKAAAGGVQKRRSLSSMHREKSNMSTASKTSVTNASARERLERKTKTRTVDATSRTDARRSVQPSSASSRARQPSLDLTDDDQTSSFPISDILSSDQETYSGPLGHSALGRGLDDALHSKLDSRSAKTSTSGSAKTSRTLQAATTSSLNKQASLPQPRPTRASLLRRARLGDTSDTDLADADRVSVASEVSTTSSTSKPPSGRKGMSRLDMLAQPRRNRLGSISARSDSECTVTRSSTSSPRLSAETALRLGLRSSTPTENRLTPRMRANSVSKLNETKTKTTTSGYCSPTESSQPEPEGGDAEEELMVSSSSRWRRLPPEYGSTSEEEFGSNRNSPKHGGRSHVRPHHLVPHRSSRLSTTAAPGSAAVTGPGGVGFKHRMKEQEEYIRDWTAHSEEIARLFPCVRRISQDLAKDLAILAREIHDVAGEIDSVSSSGTAPSTTVSTAATTPGSAIDTREEVGPARSTQPDIQESMRKLVDRVFDESLNFRKIPPVISTKAPEINGKPVELRPRAPDSLEPRALRRRTWNREEAVLDSLLLNSVSQLSTKIRHSVDKTAGKIRILFKDKDRNWDEIENKLRSESDIPLLKTSNKEISSILLELKRVEKQLQVINVMVDPDGTLDALASLGLTSPTTPTKPQAAKITSPCATNPGSVQPAKESLPQILPGPGGSATSARVQASSPSTEETAQEPSVGLGITGVGGLPFNRMRPSGEEAIAQK encoded by the exons ATGAGTGTGACCTCCTGGTTCCTGGTGAGCAGCGGGGGTACTCGCCACCGACTCCCCCGTGAAATGATCTTTGTTGGCCGGGATGACTGTGAGCTAATGCTACAG tCCCGCAGTGTGGATAAGCAGCATGCAGTCATCAACTATGAGGCTGGGACTGATGAACACAAGGTCAAGGACCTGGGCAGCCTGAACGGG ACCTTTGTAAATGATGTCCGCATCCAGGAGCAGATGTATATCACTCTGAAGATGGAGGACAAGCTGAGGTTTGGATATG ATACCAACCTATTCACGGTGGTGAGAGGAGAGCTCACTGTGCCAGAGGAGGCTCTAAAG CATGAAAAGTTCACCAGCGGCCTCCAGCTCAGCAAGAAGCCATCCAATGGTGAAACCACAACCACCACAACCACAAGCAAGTCTCCCACGAAGACCCCAACAAAAACAGCGAAGTCTCCCAGTGGTGGCACCCCAAGGCCAGGGGAGAGCAGAGCAACGGATGGGGTCACACCCTTCAAAGAGCCACCAG GGGACGCTACAGCGCTGCCTCGCGGGACGCCTCTGTACGGCCAGCCGTCTTGGTGGGGGGACGGGGATGCAGATGATGAGAACTCcttcaaacaggaaacaaagtcATCCACGAAAAAACATGACAGCTCCATTTCAG ACAGCAAAGAGGCACGTCGAGGGGAGAAGGCTAAAGAGGACGGCCTTCATGCGTCCACCACGCATGATTCCAGTTACTTTGAAATCCCTACCAAGGAGGGTCACATGGCCAATAACGGCATCCATGAGATTCCCACTAAAGACACAGAGGGCAGTACCACTCACACCACTACAG CTCAAGGTCACGCTTCCTTCACCATAGAGTTTGACAACACTTCTCCAGGGAAAGTCACCATTAAAGACCATGTGTCAAAGTTCACATCTGAACACCACAGATCTCGCTCCAAAAAGAGTGGAGCAGGAAGTGGAGGTGCAGGAGGGAGGGACTTGAGCACACTTCAGGCGGCCATGATGGCATCAGAAAGCAAAGTGGCTGATTGGCTGGCCCAGAACGACCCCACTCTAGTGCGCAGCGAGTCAACAGAGGACGACAGCAAGAGCATCAAGAGCGACGTGCCGGTCCATCTGAAACGACTGAAAG GCAGCAAGCATGAGGATGGCACCCAGAGTGACTCTGAGAATGGACTGGGCCTGCGTTTTGCCAACCGCCGCCATGCCCTCGAGGAACGTCTAAAAGCAGCGCACAGCCacgtgggaggaggaggaggagcaggaggaacaggaggtgGTAACGTAACAGTGAGCGGGACCCGAACAACCGGCACCCGCACTGCCTTCATGATCGAGTTCTACGACGAGGAAAACCCTCGCAAGCGCCGGTCGTACTCATTTTCTCAGACTGCACCCCTGCTGGGgggaggagctggtggagaggGACTGTGTCCTCAGCCTCCGTCTCACCCCAAGGTGTTCAGCATTTCCACGTCTGCTACTACAGCCTCAGATTCAG GAAAAGCCCCAGCTCCAATACCGGCTACAGTGGCTGTAGGTGCCCCTACAGCTGCCCGCGTGCTGCTCAAGCAGAGGTCTGAGGACCCAAGTATCAGTCGGAGCTCAGCCAGTACAGGGCTGGCGACAGGTAGCCCCACCAGCCCCAGCGAGGACGCCTCGGTCGTGGGGAAAGGAGCGGggacagctggaggagaggcagaggatgACCACAGTGATAAGGGGACGTACACTATCGAACTGGAGAACAGGAacccagaggaagaggaggccagGCGCATGATAGACAAG GTGTTTGGTGTTCAGCAGAGCCAAGACTCATCTGTTCTGTCTGACctgaaaagagaaggaaaaggaaaggagactggggagacagggaaagag GCTCTTCCTGGTGACTCGAGCTGGGTCTCTCAGTGGGCCAGTCTAGCTGCCAATCATACCAGGACAGACCCAGAGGGATCAGGAGCAGAGACAGCCGCCTTCCTGCACAAAGAGAGAG GAGCTGATGCGTTTGAGTCCACTGCGTCCCTCAGCAGAGGTGAATCCTCCTCCAGTCTGACAGACCGTAAGCGCAGGACCCTCCCCCAGCTCCCTGTGGATGACCCCCGGGCTAAATCCAGCACCAAAGCCCTGAGGTCTGAGATTGGGGAGAAGCAGGACACTGAACCCCAGGAAAAAGAGAACAAGGGCGACGGGGAGTCCCCAACTCTCAAGGAGGACAGTGAGATGACCAGTAAACGGAAACAAAGCTCCACTTCCTCTCCATGCAAGGCTCCTCTCCGGACCTCTGGCAGCACTGAACGGAggaagaggtcagaggagaggaaaggaggaggaggagaaggaggagagaagtcTGGGAAGCCTCTAGTGCGCCAGGGCAGCTTCACTATTGAAAAGCCCAGCGCTAATGTCCCTGCAGAGCTCATCCCACGCATCAACAGAGGTGGCAGTGGGCGCGAACGCAGTGACTCTGTGGGTAGCATGGATACTGCTACACTCCTGAAAGACACTGAAGCTGTCATGGCATTCCTGGAGGCTAAACTAAGAGATGAAAATAAACTAGACCAGAAAAGTAGTAAAACTGGCATCACCACTCAGGGTTCAGGTTCTGGCCTCCCGCCTCGGACTGACTCCATCTCTCCTGAGTCAGATGTGGACACGGCCAGCACAGCTAGTCATGTGGCTGGAGAGGCTGAAAGGAAAGCAGCCGCTGGTGGTGTACAAAAACGGCGTTCCCTCAGCAGCATGCACCGGGAGAAGAGCAACATGAGCACAGCTTCCAAGACAAGTGTCACTAATGCAAGTGCCCGAGAGCGCTTGGAGAGGAAGACTAAAACAAGAACTGTGGACGCGACAAGCCGGACCGATGCACGCCGCTCTGTTCAGCcgtcctctgcctcctccagagCACGCCAGCCTTCACTGGATCTCACTGATGACGACCAGACTTCTTCCTTCCCCATCTCTGACATCTTGTCCTCAGACCAGGAGACCTACTCTGGACCGTTGGGGCACTCAGCACTTGGACGTGGCTTAGATGATGCCCTCCATTCCAAACTCGATAGCAGGTCTGCTAAGACCTCCACCAGTGGTTCAGCTAAAACCAGCCGTACTCTCCAGGCAgccaccacctcctctctgaacAAGCAGGCCTCACTGCCTCAGCCGCGGCCCACAAGAGCCTCCCTTCTTCGCCGTGCCCGCCTTGGGGATACATCTGACACAGACCTAGCTGATGCAGACAGGGTGTCTGTGGCCTCTGAGGTTTCCACCACCAGCTCCACCTCTAAGCCGCCATCTGGTCGGAAGGGAATGTCACGACTGGACATGCTGGCTCAGCCGCGTAGGAATCGTCTGGGCTCCATCTCAGCCCGCAGTGACTCAGAGTGCACGGTGACCCGGAGCTCCACCTCTTCACCCCGCCTGTCAGCTGAGACTGCTCTGCGTCTGGGCTTGCGCTCATCAACGCCCACAGAGAACAGACTGACACCCAGGATGAGGGCCAACAGCGTGTCCAAACTGAACGAGACCAAGACTAAGACCACTACATCTGGATACTGCTCACCCACAG AGAGCTCTCAGCCCGAACCTGAGGGCGGTGATGCAGAGGAAGAGCTAATGG TGTCCAGTAGCAGCAGGTGGAGACGTCTGCCACCAGAATACGGCTCCACCTCAGAGGAAGAGTTTGGCTCCAACCGGAATTCTCCAAAGCACGGAGGACGCTCTCACGTACGACCTCATCACCTCGTCCCACACCGCAGCTCGAGGCTCAGCACCACCGCAGCTCCaggctctgctgcagtgacGGGTCCAGgtggagtggggttcaaacaTCGAATGAAAGAGCAAGAGGAGTACATCAGAGACTGGACAGCACACAGCGAGGAAATAGCCAG GTTATTCCCCTGTGTGCGCAGGATCAGCCAGGACTTGGCCAAGGACTTGGCCATCTTGGCCCGTGAGATCCATGATGTGGCCGGCGAGATCGACTCAGTCAGCTCATCTGGCACAGCGCCCAGCACCACCGTCAGCACTGCCGCCACCACCCCGGGATCAGCTATCGACACCCGGGAAGAGGTAGGCCCTGCACGTTCCACGCAGCCGGACATACAGGAGAGCATGAGAAAG TTGGTAGATCGGGTGTTTGATGAGAGCCTCAACTTCAGGAAGATTCCGCCTGTGATTTCAACCAAGGCACCAGAGATCAATGGTAAGCCGGTGGAGCTCCGCCCCCGTGCTCCTGACAGTCTGGAGCCCCGAGCTCTGAGGAGACGCACCTGGAACCGAGAAGAG GCGGTGTTGGACAGCCTGCTGCTCAATTCAGTTTCTCAACTGTCCACTAAGATCAGACACTCTGTCGATAAAACCGCAGGAAAAATCAG GATTTTGTTTAAGGATAAGGACAGAAACTGGGATGAAATTGAGAATAAACTGCGATCAGAAAGTGACATACCACTCCTGAAAACCTCCAACAAG GAGATTTCCTCAATTCTGCTTGAACTGAAGAGAGTTGAGAAGCAGCTTCAAG tgatCAATGTCATGGTAGACCCAGATGGGACTCTGGATGCCCTGGCCAGTCTCGGCCTGACCAGCCCCACCACCCCTACCAAGCCCCAAGCCGCCAAAATCACTTCCCCCTGTGCCACCAACCCCGGGTCCGTGCAACCAGCCAAAGAATCGCTGCCGCAGATCCTTCCTGGGCCTGGAGGATCAGCAACCTCCGCCAGAGTTCAGGCATCTTCTCCCAGCACAGAGGAAACTGCCCAAGAACCCAGTGTGGGTCTGGGGATAACAGGAGTCGGAGGACTGCCCTTCAACCGCATGCGTCCGAGCGGAGAGGAGGCCATCGCACAGAAGTGA
- the cep170aa gene encoding centrosomal protein of 170 kDa isoform X5: MSVTSWFLVSSGGTRHRLPREMIFVGRDDCELMLQSRSVDKQHAVINYEAGTDEHKVKDLGSLNGTFVNDVRIQEQMYITLKMEDKLRFGYDTNLFTVVRGELTVPEEALKHEKFTSGLQLSKKPSNGETTTTTTTSKSPTKTPTKTAKSPSGGTPRPGESRATDGVTPFKEPPGDATALPRGTPLYGQPSWWGDGDADDENSFKQETKSSTKKHDSSISDSKEARRGEKAKEDGLHASTTHDSSYFEIPTKEGHMANNGIHEIPTKDTEGSTTHTTTAQGHASFTIEFDNTSPGKVTIKDHVSKFTSEHHRSRSKKSGAGSGGAGGRDLSTLQAAMMASESKVADWLAQNDPTLVRSESTEDDSKSIKSDVPVHLKRLKGSKHEDGTQSDSENGLGLRFANRRHALEERLKAAHSHVGGGGGAGGTGGGNVTVSGTRTTGTRTAFMIEFYDEENPRKRRSYSFSQTAPLLGGGAGGEGLCPQPPSHPKVFSISTSATTASDSGKAPAPIPATVAVGAPTAARVLLKQRSEDPSISRSSASTGLATGSPTSPSEDASVVGKGAGTAGGEAEDDHSDKGTYTIELENRNPEEEEARRMIDKVFGVQQSQDSSVLSDLKREGKGKETGETGKEALPGDSSWVSQWASLAANHTRTDPEGSGAETAAFLHKERGADAFESTASLSRGESSSSLTDRKRRTLPQLPVDDPRAKSSTKALRSEIGEKQDTEPQEKENKGDGESPTLKEDSEMTSKRKQSSTSSPCKAPLRTSGSTERRKRSEERKGGGGEGGEKSGKPLVRQGSFTIEKPSANVPAELIPRINRGGSGRERSDSVGSMDTATLLKDTEAVMAFLEAKLRDENKLDQKSSKTGITTQGSGSGLPPRTDSISPESDVDTASTASHVAGEAERKAAAGGVQKRRSLSSMHREKSNMSTASKTSVTNASARERLERKTKTRTVDATSRTDARRSVQPSSASSRARQPSLDLTDDDQTSSFPISDILSSDQETYSGPLGHSALGRGLDDALHSKLDSRSAKTSTSGSAKTSRTLQAATTSSLNKQASLPQPRPTRASLLRRARLGDTSDTDLADADRVSVASEVSTTSSTSKPPSGRKGMSRLDMLAQPRRNRLGSISARSDSECTVTRSSTSSPRLSAETALRLGLRSSTPTENRLTPRMRANSVSKLNETKTKTTTSGYCSPTVSSSSRWRRLPPEYGSTSEEEFGSNRNSPKHGGRSHVRPHHLVPHRSSRLSTTAAPGSAAVTGPGGVGFKHRMKEQEEYIRDWTAHSEEIARISQDLAKDLAILAREIHDVAGEIDSVSSSGTAPSTTVSTAATTPGSAIDTREEVGPARSTQPDIQESMRKLVDRVFDESLNFRKIPPVISTKAPEINGKPVELRPRAPDSLEPRALRRRTWNREEAVLDSLLLNSVSQLSTKIRHSVDKTAGKIRILFKDKDRNWDEIENKLRSESDIPLLKTSNKEISSILLELKRVEKQLQVINVMVDPDGTLDALASLGLTSPTTPTKPQAAKITSPCATNPGSVQPAKESLPQILPGPGGSATSARVQASSPSTEETAQEPSVGLGITGVGGLPFNRMRPSGEEAIAQK, translated from the exons ATGAGTGTGACCTCCTGGTTCCTGGTGAGCAGCGGGGGTACTCGCCACCGACTCCCCCGTGAAATGATCTTTGTTGGCCGGGATGACTGTGAGCTAATGCTACAG tCCCGCAGTGTGGATAAGCAGCATGCAGTCATCAACTATGAGGCTGGGACTGATGAACACAAGGTCAAGGACCTGGGCAGCCTGAACGGG ACCTTTGTAAATGATGTCCGCATCCAGGAGCAGATGTATATCACTCTGAAGATGGAGGACAAGCTGAGGTTTGGATATG ATACCAACCTATTCACGGTGGTGAGAGGAGAGCTCACTGTGCCAGAGGAGGCTCTAAAG CATGAAAAGTTCACCAGCGGCCTCCAGCTCAGCAAGAAGCCATCCAATGGTGAAACCACAACCACCACAACCACAAGCAAGTCTCCCACGAAGACCCCAACAAAAACAGCGAAGTCTCCCAGTGGTGGCACCCCAAGGCCAGGGGAGAGCAGAGCAACGGATGGGGTCACACCCTTCAAAGAGCCACCAG GGGACGCTACAGCGCTGCCTCGCGGGACGCCTCTGTACGGCCAGCCGTCTTGGTGGGGGGACGGGGATGCAGATGATGAGAACTCcttcaaacaggaaacaaagtcATCCACGAAAAAACATGACAGCTCCATTTCAG ACAGCAAAGAGGCACGTCGAGGGGAGAAGGCTAAAGAGGACGGCCTTCATGCGTCCACCACGCATGATTCCAGTTACTTTGAAATCCCTACCAAGGAGGGTCACATGGCCAATAACGGCATCCATGAGATTCCCACTAAAGACACAGAGGGCAGTACCACTCACACCACTACAG CTCAAGGTCACGCTTCCTTCACCATAGAGTTTGACAACACTTCTCCAGGGAAAGTCACCATTAAAGACCATGTGTCAAAGTTCACATCTGAACACCACAGATCTCGCTCCAAAAAGAGTGGAGCAGGAAGTGGAGGTGCAGGAGGGAGGGACTTGAGCACACTTCAGGCGGCCATGATGGCATCAGAAAGCAAAGTGGCTGATTGGCTGGCCCAGAACGACCCCACTCTAGTGCGCAGCGAGTCAACAGAGGACGACAGCAAGAGCATCAAGAGCGACGTGCCGGTCCATCTGAAACGACTGAAAG GCAGCAAGCATGAGGATGGCACCCAGAGTGACTCTGAGAATGGACTGGGCCTGCGTTTTGCCAACCGCCGCCATGCCCTCGAGGAACGTCTAAAAGCAGCGCACAGCCacgtgggaggaggaggaggagcaggaggaacaggaggtgGTAACGTAACAGTGAGCGGGACCCGAACAACCGGCACCCGCACTGCCTTCATGATCGAGTTCTACGACGAGGAAAACCCTCGCAAGCGCCGGTCGTACTCATTTTCTCAGACTGCACCCCTGCTGGGgggaggagctggtggagaggGACTGTGTCCTCAGCCTCCGTCTCACCCCAAGGTGTTCAGCATTTCCACGTCTGCTACTACAGCCTCAGATTCAG GAAAAGCCCCAGCTCCAATACCGGCTACAGTGGCTGTAGGTGCCCCTACAGCTGCCCGCGTGCTGCTCAAGCAGAGGTCTGAGGACCCAAGTATCAGTCGGAGCTCAGCCAGTACAGGGCTGGCGACAGGTAGCCCCACCAGCCCCAGCGAGGACGCCTCGGTCGTGGGGAAAGGAGCGGggacagctggaggagaggcagaggatgACCACAGTGATAAGGGGACGTACACTATCGAACTGGAGAACAGGAacccagaggaagaggaggccagGCGCATGATAGACAAG GTGTTTGGTGTTCAGCAGAGCCAAGACTCATCTGTTCTGTCTGACctgaaaagagaaggaaaaggaaaggagactggggagacagggaaagag GCTCTTCCTGGTGACTCGAGCTGGGTCTCTCAGTGGGCCAGTCTAGCTGCCAATCATACCAGGACAGACCCAGAGGGATCAGGAGCAGAGACAGCCGCCTTCCTGCACAAAGAGAGAG GAGCTGATGCGTTTGAGTCCACTGCGTCCCTCAGCAGAGGTGAATCCTCCTCCAGTCTGACAGACCGTAAGCGCAGGACCCTCCCCCAGCTCCCTGTGGATGACCCCCGGGCTAAATCCAGCACCAAAGCCCTGAGGTCTGAGATTGGGGAGAAGCAGGACACTGAACCCCAGGAAAAAGAGAACAAGGGCGACGGGGAGTCCCCAACTCTCAAGGAGGACAGTGAGATGACCAGTAAACGGAAACAAAGCTCCACTTCCTCTCCATGCAAGGCTCCTCTCCGGACCTCTGGCAGCACTGAACGGAggaagaggtcagaggagaggaaaggaggaggaggagaaggaggagagaagtcTGGGAAGCCTCTAGTGCGCCAGGGCAGCTTCACTATTGAAAAGCCCAGCGCTAATGTCCCTGCAGAGCTCATCCCACGCATCAACAGAGGTGGCAGTGGGCGCGAACGCAGTGACTCTGTGGGTAGCATGGATACTGCTACACTCCTGAAAGACACTGAAGCTGTCATGGCATTCCTGGAGGCTAAACTAAGAGATGAAAATAAACTAGACCAGAAAAGTAGTAAAACTGGCATCACCACTCAGGGTTCAGGTTCTGGCCTCCCGCCTCGGACTGACTCCATCTCTCCTGAGTCAGATGTGGACACGGCCAGCACAGCTAGTCATGTGGCTGGAGAGGCTGAAAGGAAAGCAGCCGCTGGTGGTGTACAAAAACGGCGTTCCCTCAGCAGCATGCACCGGGAGAAGAGCAACATGAGCACAGCTTCCAAGACAAGTGTCACTAATGCAAGTGCCCGAGAGCGCTTGGAGAGGAAGACTAAAACAAGAACTGTGGACGCGACAAGCCGGACCGATGCACGCCGCTCTGTTCAGCcgtcctctgcctcctccagagCACGCCAGCCTTCACTGGATCTCACTGATGACGACCAGACTTCTTCCTTCCCCATCTCTGACATCTTGTCCTCAGACCAGGAGACCTACTCTGGACCGTTGGGGCACTCAGCACTTGGACGTGGCTTAGATGATGCCCTCCATTCCAAACTCGATAGCAGGTCTGCTAAGACCTCCACCAGTGGTTCAGCTAAAACCAGCCGTACTCTCCAGGCAgccaccacctcctctctgaacAAGCAGGCCTCACTGCCTCAGCCGCGGCCCACAAGAGCCTCCCTTCTTCGCCGTGCCCGCCTTGGGGATACATCTGACACAGACCTAGCTGATGCAGACAGGGTGTCTGTGGCCTCTGAGGTTTCCACCACCAGCTCCACCTCTAAGCCGCCATCTGGTCGGAAGGGAATGTCACGACTGGACATGCTGGCTCAGCCGCGTAGGAATCGTCTGGGCTCCATCTCAGCCCGCAGTGACTCAGAGTGCACGGTGACCCGGAGCTCCACCTCTTCACCCCGCCTGTCAGCTGAGACTGCTCTGCGTCTGGGCTTGCGCTCATCAACGCCCACAGAGAACAGACTGACACCCAGGATGAGGGCCAACAGCGTGTCCAAACTGAACGAGACCAAGACTAAGACCACTACATCTGGATACTGCTCACCCACAG TGTCCAGTAGCAGCAGGTGGAGACGTCTGCCACCAGAATACGGCTCCACCTCAGAGGAAGAGTTTGGCTCCAACCGGAATTCTCCAAAGCACGGAGGACGCTCTCACGTACGACCTCATCACCTCGTCCCACACCGCAGCTCGAGGCTCAGCACCACCGCAGCTCCaggctctgctgcagtgacGGGTCCAGgtggagtggggttcaaacaTCGAATGAAAGAGCAAGAGGAGTACATCAGAGACTGGACAGCACACAGCGAGGAAATAGCCAG GATCAGCCAGGACTTGGCCAAGGACTTGGCCATCTTGGCCCGTGAGATCCATGATGTGGCCGGCGAGATCGACTCAGTCAGCTCATCTGGCACAGCGCCCAGCACCACCGTCAGCACTGCCGCCACCACCCCGGGATCAGCTATCGACACCCGGGAAGAGGTAGGCCCTGCACGTTCCACGCAGCCGGACATACAGGAGAGCATGAGAAAG TTGGTAGATCGGGTGTTTGATGAGAGCCTCAACTTCAGGAAGATTCCGCCTGTGATTTCAACCAAGGCACCAGAGATCAATGGTAAGCCGGTGGAGCTCCGCCCCCGTGCTCCTGACAGTCTGGAGCCCCGAGCTCTGAGGAGACGCACCTGGAACCGAGAAGAG GCGGTGTTGGACAGCCTGCTGCTCAATTCAGTTTCTCAACTGTCCACTAAGATCAGACACTCTGTCGATAAAACCGCAGGAAAAATCAG GATTTTGTTTAAGGATAAGGACAGAAACTGGGATGAAATTGAGAATAAACTGCGATCAGAAAGTGACATACCACTCCTGAAAACCTCCAACAAG GAGATTTCCTCAATTCTGCTTGAACTGAAGAGAGTTGAGAAGCAGCTTCAAG tgatCAATGTCATGGTAGACCCAGATGGGACTCTGGATGCCCTGGCCAGTCTCGGCCTGACCAGCCCCACCACCCCTACCAAGCCCCAAGCCGCCAAAATCACTTCCCCCTGTGCCACCAACCCCGGGTCCGTGCAACCAGCCAAAGAATCGCTGCCGCAGATCCTTCCTGGGCCTGGAGGATCAGCAACCTCCGCCAGAGTTCAGGCATCTTCTCCCAGCACAGAGGAAACTGCCCAAGAACCCAGTGTGGGTCTGGGGATAACAGGAGTCGGAGGACTGCCCTTCAACCGCATGCGTCCGAGCGGAGAGGAGGCCATCGCACAGAAGTGA